In the Mycolicibacterium thermoresistibile genome, one interval contains:
- a CDS encoding flavin-containing monooxygenase: protein MKRRYPRTAVIGAGISGLTAGKMLKDYGVPYTTFELSDRIGGNWAFGNPNGHSSAYRSLHIDTSKHRLSFKDFPMPEHYPAFPHHSEIKAYLDSYAEAFGLLDNIEFNNGVVHARLDDGGGWLIEDQSGATREFDLLVVGNGHHWDPRYPDFPGTFTGETIHSHHYIDPATPLDLTGKRILVVGLGNSAADITVELSSRALRNKVTLSTRSSAWIVPKYIAGQPGDKLWRTTPYLPLSWQRKAMQLVAPLLGTDPTMYGLPPANHKLFEAHPTQSVELPLRLGSGDVIPKPNVSRLDGATVHFEDGTSDDFDAIIYATGYNITFPFFDPDFISAPDNHIRLYKRMFKPGVENLVFIGFAQAVPTLFPFVECQSRLMAAYAVGRYALPPVDEMERVIDADQQLHAGHCIDRPRHTQQVDYFYYEHDLRTRELPAGLKRAGHTAPRRTPVAL, encoded by the coding sequence GTGAAACGTCGATATCCCCGGACCGCCGTCATCGGCGCGGGAATCAGCGGCCTGACGGCCGGGAAGATGCTCAAGGACTACGGGGTTCCGTACACCACCTTCGAGTTGTCCGACCGCATCGGCGGCAACTGGGCGTTCGGCAACCCCAACGGGCACAGCAGCGCGTACCGGTCGCTGCACATCGACACCTCCAAGCACCGGCTGTCCTTCAAGGACTTCCCGATGCCCGAGCACTACCCGGCCTTTCCGCACCACTCGGAGATCAAGGCCTACCTGGACTCCTACGCCGAGGCGTTCGGACTGCTGGACAACATCGAGTTCAACAACGGCGTGGTGCACGCCCGGCTCGACGACGGGGGCGGCTGGCTGATCGAGGATCAGTCGGGCGCCACCCGCGAGTTCGATCTGCTGGTGGTCGGCAACGGGCATCACTGGGATCCGCGATACCCGGACTTCCCGGGGACGTTCACCGGCGAGACGATCCACTCGCACCACTACATCGACCCGGCGACGCCGCTCGACCTGACCGGTAAGCGCATCCTGGTGGTCGGACTGGGCAACAGCGCCGCCGACATCACCGTCGAGCTGTCGTCGCGGGCCCTGCGGAACAAGGTCACGCTGTCCACCCGCAGCAGCGCCTGGATCGTGCCGAAGTACATCGCCGGTCAGCCCGGCGACAAACTGTGGCGCACCACGCCGTACCTCCCGCTGTCCTGGCAGCGCAAGGCGATGCAACTGGTGGCGCCGCTGCTGGGCACCGATCCGACGATGTACGGGCTGCCGCCTGCCAATCACAAGCTGTTCGAGGCGCACCCCACCCAGTCGGTGGAGTTGCCGCTGCGCCTGGGTTCCGGGGACGTGATCCCCAAACCCAATGTCTCCCGGCTGGACGGCGCCACCGTTCATTTCGAGGACGGCACCAGCGACGACTTCGACGCCATCATCTACGCGACCGGATACAACATCACGTTCCCGTTCTTCGACCCGGATTTCATCAGCGCGCCCGACAATCACATCCGGCTCTACAAACGGATGTTCAAGCCCGGTGTCGAGAACCTGGTGTTCATCGGGTTCGCTCAGGCGGTTCCGACGTTGTTCCCGTTCGTGGAATGCCAGTCCCGGCTGATGGCCGCCTATGCGGTGGGCCGGTATGCGCTGCCACCGGTCGACGAGATGGAACGGGTCATCGACGCCGATCAGCAGTTGCACGCCGGGCACTGCATCGACCGGCCGCGCCACACCCAGCAGGTCGACTACTTCTATTACGAACACGACCTGCGGACCCGGGAACTGCCGGCGGGGTTGAAGCGGGCCGGGCACACCGCGCCGCGACGGACGCCGGTGGCGCTGTGA
- a CDS encoding alpha/beta hydrolase, with protein MKPTDVTFSSGGAECRGWHFTAVDGAPDRRPAVVMAHGFGGTKDSGLQGFAERIAAAGFDVLAFDFRGFGDSEGQPRQSVSIDRQIEDYHAAVGAARRLPGVDPDRIVLWGVSLSGGHVLRVAADRADIAAVIAMTPLTSGVAVSRAAIEHRDAWSALKWTAQGIRSRFVVARGRSPVMFPIVAPPGSPGALTLDGAYESYLGLAGPSWRNEIDSAVGLEVARIRTTAAAKRLRCPLLVQIADFDRYVPADSVTRTAAHGRAQVHHYPCDHFDVWPGHDWFDKAVDDQIAFLTRTLVSTTPSR; from the coding sequence GTGAAACCCACCGACGTCACCTTCTCCTCGGGCGGCGCCGAGTGCCGCGGCTGGCATTTCACCGCCGTTGACGGTGCGCCGGACCGGCGGCCGGCGGTGGTGATGGCCCACGGTTTCGGCGGCACCAAGGACTCCGGACTGCAGGGGTTCGCCGAGCGGATCGCCGCCGCCGGATTCGACGTGCTGGCTTTCGACTTCCGTGGGTTCGGTGACTCGGAAGGGCAGCCGCGGCAAAGTGTTTCGATCGACCGGCAGATCGAGGACTACCACGCGGCGGTGGGCGCCGCGCGCCGGCTGCCCGGCGTGGACCCGGACCGGATCGTGTTGTGGGGGGTGTCGCTGTCGGGTGGCCACGTGCTGCGGGTGGCCGCCGATCGGGCCGACATCGCCGCGGTCATCGCGATGACGCCGCTGACCAGCGGGGTGGCGGTCAGCCGCGCCGCCATCGAACACCGCGACGCGTGGTCGGCGCTGAAGTGGACGGCGCAGGGGATCAGGAGCCGGTTCGTCGTCGCCCGGGGCCGGTCACCGGTGATGTTCCCGATCGTCGCGCCGCCCGGTAGCCCGGGAGCCCTGACCCTCGACGGCGCCTACGAGAGCTATCTGGGGCTGGCCGGCCCGAGCTGGCGCAACGAGATCGACTCGGCGGTCGGTCTGGAGGTGGCCAGGATACGGACGACGGCGGCCGCCAAGCGGTTACGCTGCCCGCTGCTGGTGCAGATCGCCGACTTCGACCGCTATGTCCCGGCCGACTCGGTCACCAGGACCGCGGCGCACGGACGCGCCCAGGTGCATCACTACCCCTGCGACCACTTCGACGTCTGGCCCGGCCACGACTGGTTCGACAAGGCCGTCGACGACCAGATCGCGTTCCTCACAAGGACACTGGTCTCGACGACGCCCAGCCGCTGA
- a CDS encoding mycofactocin-coupled SDR family oxidoreductase has protein sequence MTGRLAGRVAFITGAARGQGRAHAVRMAAEGADIIAVDIAGKLPDCVPYEPATPEDLDETVRLVTATGRRIHAAVADTRDLDGLREAVDAGVAALGRLDVIVANAGICAPQTWDAITPADFRDVMDINVTGTWNTVMAGARHIIDGRRGGSIILISSLAGMKLQPFMVHYTTSKHAVAGMARAFAAELGRHRIRVNSLHPGAVATDMGGGEMVSALAATGESNPPLTQMITPFLPDWIAQVDDIADAAVWLASDESRFVTAAKIPVDMGSSQF, from the coding sequence ATGACAGGTCGGCTCGCCGGCAGGGTCGCATTCATCACCGGCGCCGCGCGCGGGCAGGGCCGCGCACACGCGGTCCGGATGGCCGCCGAAGGCGCCGACATCATCGCAGTGGACATCGCGGGGAAACTGCCCGACTGCGTGCCCTACGAGCCGGCGACTCCGGAGGATCTCGACGAAACGGTGCGGTTGGTCACCGCGACCGGTCGACGGATCCACGCCGCCGTCGCCGACACCCGCGACCTCGACGGGCTGCGGGAGGCCGTGGATGCCGGTGTCGCCGCCCTCGGCCGGCTCGACGTCATCGTCGCCAACGCCGGGATCTGCGCGCCGCAGACGTGGGATGCGATCACCCCCGCGGACTTCCGCGATGTCATGGACATCAACGTGACCGGCACCTGGAACACGGTGATGGCCGGCGCCCGGCACATCATCGACGGCCGGCGGGGCGGGTCGATCATCCTGATCAGCTCGCTGGCCGGGATGAAACTGCAGCCGTTCATGGTCCACTACACCACCAGCAAGCACGCGGTGGCCGGCATGGCGCGGGCGTTCGCCGCCGAGCTGGGCAGACACCGCATCCGGGTGAACAGCCTGCATCCCGGCGCGGTGGCCACCGACATGGGCGGTGGCGAGATGGTGTCCGCACTGGCTGCCACCGGGGAGTCGAATCCGCCGCTCACCCAGATGATCACACCGTTTTTGCCGGACTGGATCGCCCAGGTCGACGACATCGCCGACGCCGCCGTCTGGCTGGCCAGCGACGAATCCCGGTTCGTCACCGCCGCGAAGATCCCGGTGGATATGGGTTCGTCCCAGTTCTGA
- a CDS encoding acyl-CoA dehydrogenase family protein, whose protein sequence is MSTAEVSDEDFRQILRQTREFVRTAVVPRELEILNEDRVPDDLREQAKQMGLFGYAIPQQWGGLGLDLAQDVELAMELGYTSLALRSMFGTNNGIAGQVLVGFGTEEQKARWLEPIASGEVVASFALTEPGAGSNPAGLRSRAVRDGSGADADWIINGQKRFITNAPVADLFVVFARSRPADERGAGIAVFLVPADAPGVEVGAKDAKMGQEGAWTADVTFTDVRVPASALVGGEEDIGYRAAMTSLARGRVHIAALAVGTAQRALDESVAYAASATQGGTPIGQFQLVQAMLADQQTGVMAGRALVRDAARKWVSGEDRRVAPSAAKLFCTEMAGQVADLAVQIHGGTGYMREVPVERIYRDVRLLRLYEGTSEIQRLIIGGGLVKAAQRQTN, encoded by the coding sequence ATGAGCACTGCGGAAGTCAGCGACGAGGATTTCCGGCAGATACTGCGCCAGACCCGCGAATTCGTCCGGACCGCCGTCGTCCCACGGGAACTGGAGATCCTGAACGAAGACCGGGTTCCCGACGATCTGCGCGAGCAGGCCAAACAGATGGGGCTGTTCGGCTACGCCATCCCGCAGCAATGGGGCGGGCTGGGCCTCGATCTGGCCCAGGATGTCGAGCTGGCGATGGAACTGGGCTACACCTCGCTGGCACTGCGGTCGATGTTCGGGACCAACAACGGCATCGCCGGACAGGTGCTGGTCGGTTTCGGCACCGAGGAGCAGAAGGCCCGCTGGCTCGAACCGATCGCCTCCGGGGAGGTCGTCGCCTCCTTCGCGTTGACCGAACCCGGTGCCGGTTCCAATCCGGCCGGTCTGCGCAGCCGGGCGGTACGCGACGGCAGCGGCGCTGACGCGGACTGGATCATCAACGGGCAGAAGCGATTCATCACCAACGCCCCGGTCGCCGACCTGTTCGTGGTGTTCGCGCGCAGCAGGCCGGCCGACGAACGCGGCGCCGGCATCGCGGTCTTCCTGGTGCCGGCCGACGCCCCCGGTGTCGAGGTGGGCGCCAAGGACGCCAAGATGGGCCAGGAGGGCGCCTGGACCGCGGACGTGACCTTCACCGACGTCCGGGTGCCCGCGTCGGCGCTGGTCGGGGGCGAGGAGGACATCGGCTACCGGGCCGCGATGACCTCGCTGGCCCGCGGTCGGGTGCACATCGCCGCGCTCGCGGTCGGCACCGCCCAGCGTGCCCTCGACGAATCGGTGGCCTACGCCGCCAGCGCCACCCAGGGCGGCACCCCGATCGGGCAGTTCCAGCTGGTGCAGGCGATGCTGGCCGATCAGCAGACCGGTGTGATGGCGGGCCGGGCCCTGGTGCGCGACGCCGCCCGGAAGTGGGTCAGCGGTGAGGACCGCCGGGTCGCACCGTCGGCGGCCAAACTGTTCTGCACCGAGATGGCCGGTCAGGTCGCTGATCTGGCGGTGCAGATCCACGGCGGCACCGGCTACATGCGCGAGGTGCCGGTCGAACGCATCTACCGCGACGTGCGGCTGCTGCGGTTGTATGAGGGGACCAGCGAGATCCAGCGCTTGATCATCGGCGGCGGACTGGTCAAAGCCGCTCAGCGACAGACGAACTGA
- the fabG gene encoding 3-oxoacyl-ACP reductase FabG: MSLLAGQTAVVTGGARGLGYAIAERFIAEGARVVIGDIDESATRAAADSLGGADVAVGMRCDVTRSDEVEALVGAAVKRFGSLDVMVNNAGITRDATMRKMTEQQFDEVIAVHLKGTWNGLRAAAAIMREQKRGAIVNMSSISGKVGMVGQTNYSAAKAGIVGMTKAASKELAYLGVRVNAIQPGLIRSAMTEAMPQRIWDEKLAEIPMGRAGEPEEVAKVALFLASDLSSYMTGTVLEVTGGRHL, from the coding sequence GTGTCGTTGCTGGCCGGCCAGACAGCAGTGGTCACGGGCGGAGCGCGGGGTCTCGGCTACGCGATCGCCGAGCGGTTCATCGCCGAGGGCGCGCGGGTGGTGATCGGCGACATCGACGAGTCCGCCACCCGGGCCGCGGCGGACAGCCTCGGCGGCGCGGACGTCGCGGTCGGGATGCGTTGCGATGTGACCCGGTCCGATGAGGTGGAGGCGCTGGTCGGCGCGGCGGTGAAGCGGTTCGGGTCGCTCGACGTCATGGTCAACAACGCCGGCATCACCCGCGACGCGACTATGCGCAAGATGACCGAGCAGCAGTTCGACGAGGTGATCGCCGTCCATCTGAAGGGAACCTGGAACGGGCTGCGCGCCGCCGCGGCGATCATGCGGGAGCAGAAGCGCGGTGCGATCGTGAACATGTCGTCGATCTCCGGCAAGGTCGGGATGGTCGGTCAGACCAACTACTCGGCGGCCAAGGCCGGCATCGTCGGGATGACCAAGGCGGCCTCCAAGGAGCTCGCCTATCTCGGCGTGCGGGTCAACGCCATCCAGCCCGGTCTGATCCGTTCGGCGATGACCGAGGCGATGCCGCAACGGATCTGGGACGAGAAGCTGGCCGAGATCCCGATGGGGCGCGCCGGGGAGCCCGAAGAGGTGGCGAAGGTGGCGCTGTTCCTGGCCAGCGATCTCTCGTCGTACATGACCGGTACGGTGCTGGAAGTCACCGGCGGCCGGCACCTGTGA
- a CDS encoding acetyl-CoA C-acetyltransferase, with translation MRDTVICEPVRTPIGRYGGMFKSLTAVDLGVAALQGLLQRTGLAPDAVQDVILGHCYPSSEAPAIGRVVALDAGLPVTVPGMQVDRRCGSGLQAVIQACLQVACGDNDLVIAGGAESMSNVPFYSTDMRWGAARTGVRIHDGLARGRTTAGGRNHPVPGGMLETAENLRRQYGISREEQDELAVASHQRAVAAQRNGILAEEIVPVTVPTRSGEEVVDTDEHPRADTTMESLAKLKPVLGRQDPEATVTAGNASGQNDAASMCIVTTREKAEQLGLRPLVRLVSWGQAGVAPNIMGIGPVPATEVALNKAGLRLGDIDVIELNEAFAAQALAVMREWKFTDADRERTNVHGSGISLGHPVGATGGRMLATLARELHRRDARYGLETMCIGGGQGLAAVFERVQS, from the coding sequence ATGCGTGACACGGTGATCTGTGAACCGGTGCGGACTCCGATCGGCCGGTACGGCGGCATGTTCAAGTCGTTGACCGCGGTCGACCTGGGGGTCGCCGCGCTGCAGGGGCTGTTGCAGCGCACCGGCCTCGCCCCGGATGCGGTGCAGGACGTCATCCTGGGGCACTGCTATCCCAGCAGTGAGGCGCCGGCCATCGGCAGGGTGGTGGCACTGGACGCCGGGCTGCCGGTGACCGTGCCCGGCATGCAGGTCGACCGGCGCTGCGGCTCCGGGCTGCAGGCGGTGATCCAGGCCTGCCTGCAGGTGGCCTGCGGGGACAACGATCTGGTGATCGCCGGCGGCGCCGAGAGCATGAGCAATGTGCCGTTCTACTCCACCGATATGCGGTGGGGCGCCGCGCGGACCGGGGTGCGGATCCACGACGGGCTGGCCCGCGGCCGCACCACCGCCGGCGGCCGGAATCACCCGGTGCCCGGCGGGATGCTGGAGACCGCCGAGAACCTGCGCCGCCAGTACGGCATCTCGCGGGAAGAGCAGGACGAACTCGCCGTCGCCTCGCACCAGCGCGCGGTGGCCGCCCAGCGCAACGGCATCCTGGCCGAGGAGATCGTCCCCGTCACCGTGCCCACCCGGTCCGGTGAGGAGGTCGTCGACACCGATGAGCATCCCCGTGCCGACACCACGATGGAGTCCCTGGCGAAACTCAAACCCGTTCTGGGCAGACAGGATCCGGAGGCCACGGTGACCGCCGGCAACGCCAGCGGGCAGAACGACGCCGCGTCGATGTGCATCGTCACCACCCGGGAGAAGGCCGAACAGCTGGGATTGCGGCCGCTGGTTCGGCTGGTGTCGTGGGGGCAGGCCGGTGTCGCGCCGAACATCATGGGAATCGGCCCGGTGCCGGCCACCGAGGTCGCGCTGAACAAGGCCGGTCTGCGACTCGGCGACATCGACGTCATCGAACTCAACGAGGCCTTCGCCGCCCAGGCGTTGGCCGTGATGCGGGAATGGAAGTTCACCGACGCCGACCGGGAACGCACCAACGTGCACGGGTCGGGCATCTCGCTGGGGCATCCGGTCGGCGCGACCGGCGGCCGGATGCTGGCCACTCTGGCCCGCGAGCTGCACCGGCGCGACGCCCGCTACGGGCTGGAGACCATGTGCATCGGCGGCGGTCAGGGGCTGGCGGCCGTCTTCGAGCGGGTGCAGTCATGA
- a CDS encoding acyl-CoA dehydrogenase family protein yields MTRLAQTLGLTEFQTEILRTVREFVDREIIPNAAEFERTDTYPQPIVDQMREMGLFGLMIPEEYGGLGESLLTYALCVEELARGWMSISGVINTHFIVAYMIRQHGTEEQKQRFLPRMATGETRGAFSMSEPELGSDVAAIRTRATRNGDGTYTIDGQKMWLTNGATSTLVAVLVRTDEGADKPHRNLTTFLIEKPTGFGEVAPGLTIPGKIDKLGYKGIDTTELIFDGYRADAGDILGERPGQGFFQMMDGVEVGRVNVSARACGVGIRAFELAVRYAQQRHTFGKPIAEHQAIAFQLAEMATKVEAAHLMMVNAARLKDSGERNDVAAGMAKYLASEFCAEVTEQSFRIHGGYGYSKEYEIERLMRDAPFLLIGEGTSEIQKNIISKRLLADYRI; encoded by the coding sequence ATGACCAGGCTGGCACAGACGCTCGGGCTGACCGAGTTCCAGACCGAGATCCTGCGCACTGTCCGAGAATTCGTGGACCGGGAGATCATCCCGAACGCGGCGGAGTTCGAGCGCACCGACACCTATCCGCAACCCATCGTCGACCAGATGCGGGAGATGGGGTTGTTCGGGTTGATGATTCCCGAGGAGTACGGCGGGCTGGGGGAGTCCCTGCTCACCTATGCGCTGTGCGTGGAGGAGCTCGCCCGCGGCTGGATGAGCATCTCCGGGGTCATCAACACCCACTTCATCGTCGCGTACATGATCCGCCAGCACGGCACGGAGGAACAGAAGCAGCGCTTCCTCCCGCGGATGGCCACCGGTGAGACCCGCGGCGCGTTCTCGATGTCCGAACCCGAACTCGGCTCCGACGTGGCGGCCATCCGCACCCGCGCCACCCGCAACGGCGACGGCACCTACACCATCGACGGCCAGAAGATGTGGTTGACCAACGGCGCCACCTCCACGCTCGTCGCCGTGCTGGTGCGCACCGACGAGGGCGCCGACAAACCGCACCGCAACCTCACCACATTCCTGATCGAGAAGCCCACCGGCTTCGGCGAAGTCGCTCCCGGGCTGACCATCCCGGGCAAGATCGACAAACTCGGGTACAAGGGCATCGACACCACCGAGCTGATCTTCGACGGCTACCGCGCCGATGCCGGAGACATCCTCGGCGAGCGGCCGGGGCAGGGCTTCTTCCAGATGATGGACGGTGTCGAGGTCGGCCGGGTCAACGTCTCGGCACGGGCCTGCGGGGTCGGGATCCGCGCGTTCGAGCTGGCCGTGCGGTATGCCCAGCAGCGGCACACCTTCGGCAAGCCGATCGCCGAACATCAGGCGATCGCCTTCCAGCTGGCCGAGATGGCCACCAAGGTGGAGGCGGCGCATCTGATGATGGTCAACGCCGCCCGGCTCAAGGACTCCGGGGAACGCAACGACGTCGCGGCCGGGATGGCCAAGTATCTGGCCAGCGAGTTCTGCGCCGAGGTGACCGAGCAGAGTTTCCGGATCCACGGTGGTTACGGCTATTCCAAGGAGTACGAGATCGAACGGCTGATGCGGGATGCGCCGTTCCTGTTGATCGGCGAGGGCACCAGCGAGATCCAGAAGAACATCATCAGCAAGCGACTGCTGGCGGACTACCGGATCTGA
- a CDS encoding GntR family transcriptional regulator codes for MAVPEFAARPQLAEDVARYVRRRIFDGTYAAGEYVRLDQLAVELGVSVTPVREALFQLRAEGLLVQQPRRGFMVLPVTERDLTDIANVQAHVGGELAARAAQNITDEQLRVLTAIQDELEEAYTRDDEDRAVRLNHEFHRAINVAADSPKLAQVMSQITRYAPESVFPTISGWPARSTEHHRRVLAALADRDPDGARAAMSEHLAAGAGPLIEHLKEHGVIAQ; via the coding sequence GTGGCGGTCCCGGAGTTCGCTGCTCGGCCGCAACTGGCCGAGGATGTCGCCCGGTATGTGCGGCGCCGGATCTTCGACGGCACCTACGCGGCCGGGGAGTATGTGCGGCTCGACCAGCTGGCGGTCGAGTTGGGGGTCAGCGTCACCCCGGTCCGGGAGGCGCTGTTCCAGTTGCGGGCCGAGGGCCTGCTGGTCCAGCAGCCGCGCCGGGGGTTCATGGTGCTGCCCGTGACCGAACGCGACCTGACCGACATCGCCAATGTGCAGGCGCATGTCGGCGGTGAGCTGGCGGCCCGGGCGGCGCAGAACATCACCGACGAGCAGCTGCGGGTCCTGACCGCGATCCAGGACGAACTGGAAGAGGCCTATACCCGCGACGACGAGGACCGGGCGGTCCGGCTCAACCACGAGTTCCACCGCGCGATCAACGTGGCCGCCGACTCACCCAAACTGGCCCAGGTGATGTCGCAGATCACCCGCTACGCCCCGGAGTCGGTGTTCCCCACCATCTCCGGCTGGCCGGCCCGCTCCACCGAGCATCATCGCCGGGTGTTGGCAGCGCTTGCCGACCGCGACCCGGACGGTGCTCGCGCCGCCATGTCGGAGCACCTGGCCGCCGGGGCCGGGCCGTTGATCGAACACCTCAAGGAACACGGTGTGATCGCGCAGTGA
- a CDS encoding class I adenylate-forming enzyme family protein produces MPDHLTIDALLRRHAGIHPDSAAVIDPDTRVSYRDLDADTRELAAAFIEAGIGKGTRVGLIMPNSARWVCIALALTRIGAVLVPLSTLLAPRELVAQLRTAAVRVLISVPEFRGHRYLDGLAAEIGPLEPQPLATAELPALRRIWTPDQVGDLAASAGAAGIVDAMAAGVVPSDPLAVMFTSGSSGPPKGVLHSHGNALGAVAAGLDARCIDADTRLYLPMPFFWVGGFGGGVLSALVAGATLVTEEKPQPHTTLRLLERERVTLFRGWPDQAEALARHRESVGADLSSLRPGSLEALLPPDQRADRGARANLFGMTESFGPYCGYRADTDMPRSAWGSCGKPFPGMEVRIVDPDSGAPVPAGTVGEIQLRGPHLMRGICRRSREEVFTPDGFYPTGDLGRLDADGFLFYHGRRDDMFKVSGATVYPGEVADALRSIDGVRAAYVTDVADGRGGDRVGAAVVGTVTDVGQLRREARKLLSSFKVPTVWLLLDSDDAVPRRATGKVDVNRLRDLLATHPDRVVT; encoded by the coding sequence ATGCCTGACCACCTCACCATCGACGCCCTGCTGCGCCGGCACGCCGGAATCCACCCGGACAGCGCCGCGGTGATCGATCCCGACACCCGGGTCAGCTACCGGGATCTGGACGCCGACACCCGGGAACTGGCCGCCGCGTTCATCGAGGCCGGTATCGGAAAGGGCACCCGGGTCGGGCTGATCATGCCCAACAGCGCCCGGTGGGTGTGCATCGCGCTGGCCCTCACCCGCATCGGTGCGGTGCTGGTTCCGCTGAGCACCCTGCTCGCCCCGCGCGAACTCGTCGCACAGCTGCGCACCGCGGCGGTCCGGGTGCTCATCAGCGTGCCGGAGTTCCGTGGGCACCGCTACCTCGACGGGCTGGCCGCGGAGATCGGACCGCTCGAACCGCAGCCGCTGGCCACCGCGGAACTGCCGGCGCTGCGCCGGATCTGGACACCCGACCAGGTGGGCGACCTCGCCGCCTCGGCCGGCGCCGCCGGCATCGTCGACGCGATGGCGGCCGGGGTCGTCCCCAGTGATCCGCTGGCCGTCATGTTCACCTCCGGCAGCAGCGGACCGCCCAAAGGGGTGCTGCACTCGCACGGCAACGCGCTGGGTGCGGTGGCGGCCGGGCTCGACGCCCGCTGCATCGACGCCGACACCCGCTTGTATCTGCCGATGCCGTTCTTCTGGGTGGGCGGGTTCGGCGGCGGGGTGCTGTCCGCCCTGGTCGCCGGCGCCACCCTGGTGACCGAGGAGAAGCCGCAGCCGCACACCACCCTGAGGCTGTTGGAACGGGAACGGGTGACACTGTTCCGGGGCTGGCCGGATCAGGCCGAGGCGCTGGCACGGCACCGGGAATCGGTGGGAGCAGACCTGTCGTCACTGCGGCCCGGCAGCCTGGAGGCGCTGCTGCCGCCCGATCAGCGGGCCGACCGCGGCGCCCGCGCCAACCTGTTCGGGATGACCGAGTCCTTCGGCCCGTACTGCGGTTACCGGGCCGACACCGATATGCCGCGGTCGGCGTGGGGCAGCTGCGGAAAACCGTTCCCGGGCATGGAGGTGCGCATCGTCGACCCGGACTCCGGCGCACCGGTTCCGGCCGGCACCGTCGGGGAGATCCAGTTGCGCGGACCACACCTGATGCGCGGCATCTGCCGCCGCAGCCGCGAGGAGGTGTTCACCCCGGACGGCTTCTACCCCACCGGCGATCTCGGCCGTCTGGACGCCGACGGGTTCCTGTTCTACCACGGCCGGCGGGACGACATGTTCAAGGTCAGCGGCGCCACGGTCTATCCGGGCGAGGTCGCCGACGCGTTGCGCAGTATCGACGGCGTGCGCGCCGCGTACGTCACCGACGTCGCCGACGGTCGCGGCGGCGACCGGGTGGGCGCGGCGGTCGTCGGGACCGTCACCGATGTCGGGCAGCTACGCAGGGAGGCGCGGAAGCTGTTGAGCAGCTTCAAGGTTCCCACGGTGTGGTTGCTGCTCGACTCCGACGACGCGGTGCCCCGGCGGGCCACCGGCAAGGTCGACGTCAACCGGTTGCGTGACCTGTTGGCCACGCATCCGGACCGGGTGGTGACGTGA